The following proteins are encoded in a genomic region of Pseudomonadota bacterium:
- a CDS encoding response regulator transcription factor, translating into MHVLIIEDDHETAAFIERGLRERECSSEHCDSLESALLTAPSSRFDVIIFDRLLPGNLDGVDAVALLRKANVETPIIMLTALSGIEDRVSGLSAGADDYMVKPFAFEELFARLQALMRRKPMQPEINRIKIGDLSLDRTTQQVLRAGQEIDLSRREYKILDLLMMHSGELVTRTMLLEKIWGYGFDPKTSIVQTHVSRLRSKIDKPFDKELIKTVRGSGYMLSE; encoded by the coding sequence ATGCATGTACTCATTATTGAAGACGACCATGAAACAGCCGCGTTTATCGAACGCGGCTTGCGGGAACGAGAATGCAGCTCTGAGCATTGCGACTCACTCGAATCCGCCTTGCTTACCGCGCCTTCCAGTCGTTTCGATGTCATTATATTTGACCGCTTGTTGCCCGGTAACTTAGACGGCGTCGACGCCGTCGCGCTCTTGCGCAAAGCCAACGTAGAAACGCCCATTATCATGTTAACCGCTTTGTCAGGCATTGAAGATCGGGTCAGCGGCCTCTCCGCAGGTGCCGATGATTACATGGTCAAGCCGTTTGCGTTTGAAGAACTATTTGCTCGACTTCAGGCACTCATGCGGCGCAAACCGATGCAACCAGAGATCAACCGCATCAAGATTGGCGATTTATCCTTGGACAGAACGACACAGCAAGTACTACGGGCAGGACAGGAGATCGATCTTTCTCGCCGAGAGTACAAAATTCTTGACCTGTTGATGATGCATTCCGGAGAACTCGTCACCCGGACCATGTTGTTAGAGAAAATCTGGGGCTATGGTTTCGACCCTAAGACCAGCATCGTACAGACCCATGTGTCGCGTTTGCGCAGTAAGATCGACAAGCCCTTTGACAAAGAACTGATAAAAACGGTTCGCGGCTCTGGATATATGCTAAGTGAATAG
- a CDS encoding HAMP domain-containing sensor histidine kinase, with product MNSVSRLITSQTFKVSIATSLVVSLIAAVFVAGIAWLDIQRAEQDEIETLQHEVEELIEFIEEDGLDAVIIDRSDEYGPLWPDEEADVLTADNSVLLRVAHKGKAVLGFEALDAPLGWAWLEYPFERHETDEKPRLRTLSVNMENDITVVGALPHGAEYQTALAFLRKGVLGLLFVVLPLALLTAILISQYVFRRLEKVSTSIDAITAGELAARVPTSIKNDEFDQLAKKVNAMMHQIRSLMKNVENVSVGIAHDLKTPLTRLDQRLQYIEHDKHNPVAVQKHLDIAHTNIQSLLGVFGALLRLAEIDSGKRKDNFSPLSLSELVDDVADTYATVFSEKGRKLDISIVPNLDTIGDKNLIAQLISNLLENALQHANDEGRAWLRLQLHNDGIVLQIGDDGPGIPDNERERIFERFYRLDKGRNTPGNGLGLSLVSSICALHDAKIHLYPNQPGLVIDIVFPPPR from the coding sequence GTGAATAGTGTTAGCCGACTGATCACAAGTCAAACCTTTAAGGTATCGATCGCCACCTCGTTAGTCGTATCGCTGATCGCCGCTGTATTCGTCGCGGGTATTGCGTGGCTGGATATACAAAGGGCTGAGCAAGATGAGATCGAAACGTTACAACACGAAGTCGAGGAGCTTATCGAGTTCATTGAAGAAGATGGCTTAGATGCCGTTATCATTGATCGCAGTGATGAGTATGGTCCATTGTGGCCTGATGAAGAGGCGGATGTGTTGACGGCCGACAACAGCGTTCTTCTTCGCGTAGCGCACAAGGGTAAGGCTGTATTGGGCTTCGAGGCACTGGACGCACCGCTCGGTTGGGCATGGTTAGAGTACCCCTTCGAGCGCCACGAGACGGACGAAAAGCCCCGCCTTCGCACACTCAGTGTCAATATGGAAAACGACATTACCGTTGTTGGCGCCTTGCCTCACGGTGCTGAGTATCAAACCGCCCTGGCCTTTTTAAGAAAAGGGGTACTGGGACTCCTTTTTGTTGTGCTACCGCTTGCCCTGCTAACCGCCATTTTAATTAGCCAGTACGTGTTTCGGCGCTTGGAAAAAGTCTCTACATCGATCGATGCCATTACCGCAGGTGAACTTGCCGCGCGCGTCCCGACAAGCATCAAGAATGATGAGTTTGATCAACTCGCCAAAAAAGTTAATGCCATGATGCATCAGATACGCAGCTTGATGAAGAACGTCGAAAACGTCTCCGTTGGCATCGCGCACGACTTAAAAACCCCGCTCACGCGTCTTGATCAACGCCTGCAATATATCGAACACGACAAGCATAATCCGGTAGCGGTACAAAAACATCTGGATATTGCCCACACCAACATCCAATCCTTACTCGGTGTGTTTGGCGCTCTCCTGCGCCTTGCCGAGATTGACTCCGGGAAAAGAAAAGACAATTTTTCACCGCTCTCCCTGAGTGAATTGGTCGACGATGTCGCCGACACGTATGCAACCGTGTTCAGTGAAAAAGGCAGGAAACTGGACATCTCAATCGTGCCCAATTTGGACACAATCGGCGACAAGAATTTAATCGCGCAACTTATTTCCAACTTGTTAGAGAACGCACTTCAACACGCGAATGACGAGGGTCGCGCTTGGTTGCGGCTGCAGTTACATAATGATGGCATTGTGTTGCAAATCGGCGACGATGGGCCTGGCATTCCTGATAACGAAAGAGAGCGTATTTTCGAACGCTTTTACCGGCTCGACAAAGGCCGCAACACGCCGGGTAATGGCCTGGGGCTTAGCCTGGTATCGAGTATTTGCGCACTCCATGACGCCAAAATCCATCTTTACCCCAATCAACCTGGCCTAGTAATCGATATTGTCTTTCCACCGCCACGTTAA
- a CDS encoding G8 domain-containing protein, giving the protein MKKVGVERLRFFLIGLTLSALCGCGASGTTNEPLPDAESTTLDTRAGSDQSSTTGADQVADTSANEAVGTGMDRDPDNGVAPDTGTPVGQGHSGHHCMMIPDFASADLATHTAAQSGAWSEASTWGGSMPDTGARVLIPEGIIVTLNQVLNSRLKLVRIDGTLAFDTQQNTRLRVDTLYSACSGTLQIGTAQNPVASGVKAEVEFIDEGPVSDAKRLSRGAILAGRTTIYGTPKTHRSIISPQAQQGDTVLNLTTAPSGWALGDQLVVTGTMPNDPTSDELRTISQINQTIVSLDAPLNLDHTAPRADLNVYVANVSRNVEFRSENTDIAHRGHVMLMSADVAIHHARFTELGRTDKTRPLDDVEFIFDDPDSSGDDAPAAANVVQLGGSNIRGRYAIHFHQIGTQPNSAAALVKGSVVFNGPGWGFVNHSSHVNFIDNVSYGLQGAGFYTEAGDEIGRMEGNIAIRSVNSSFTLDDQGAIDPDLRASHMDYGHDGDGFWLTGTRVSLINNVSAGASAHGIIYWTDGIMEPTSGWTTRVSIPVAHLPNGNLIPNRESVPVWWAPMAESRGNESYGATVGFRIRYIHAKNYLGRDDQTDFHRSPPQDYIETLTPNVNELTVWGSRDGVLLNYNERMSLLGAKIVGFGRDVSEFSFNEGTAKSGIGLDLSNDSTHGPGRVENVSIEGFGMAFASPVNSAWQIRDMQLTSNGTDLLFVEPESAATTIVFYNLSYESFTIHDQEDATEFPGHVSVINSP; this is encoded by the coding sequence ATGAAAAAAGTAGGCGTTGAAAGACTTCGTTTTTTCCTTATCGGACTCACTTTGTCGGCTTTATGCGGATGCGGTGCATCAGGGACAACCAACGAACCCTTACCGGACGCGGAATCGACAACCCTCGACACACGTGCCGGATCGGATCAATCCTCAACGACCGGAGCGGATCAAGTCGCCGACACGAGTGCGAATGAAGCCGTGGGAACCGGAATGGATCGCGATCCGGATAACGGCGTTGCACCCGACACGGGGACGCCAGTAGGTCAGGGTCATTCGGGTCATCACTGCATGATGATTCCCGATTTTGCGAGCGCGGATTTAGCTACCCATACAGCCGCTCAGTCTGGCGCATGGTCCGAAGCCTCAACGTGGGGTGGAAGCATGCCGGACACCGGTGCTCGGGTACTCATACCAGAAGGAATTATTGTCACCTTGAACCAAGTGCTCAATAGTCGGTTAAAACTGGTTCGTATTGATGGCACACTGGCGTTCGACACACAACAAAACACTCGGCTTCGTGTCGACACGCTTTATAGTGCATGCAGTGGCACGCTACAAATAGGCACAGCACAAAATCCCGTTGCTTCGGGGGTTAAAGCCGAGGTGGAGTTTATTGATGAAGGTCCCGTCAGCGATGCCAAAAGACTCAGCCGGGGCGCCATTTTGGCCGGTCGCACTACGATTTACGGCACCCCTAAAACGCATCGATCAATCATCAGCCCTCAAGCTCAGCAAGGCGATACCGTTTTGAATCTTACCACCGCCCCTAGCGGCTGGGCCTTGGGCGATCAACTGGTCGTTACCGGCACAATGCCGAATGATCCGACGAGTGATGAACTACGCACCATCTCTCAGATTAATCAAACCATCGTGTCGCTGGATGCACCGCTAAATCTTGATCACACAGCCCCCCGCGCCGATTTAAACGTTTATGTGGCCAACGTCAGTCGGAACGTCGAATTTCGCTCGGAAAACACCGACATCGCGCATCGAGGCCACGTCATGTTGATGAGTGCGGATGTGGCTATTCACCACGCGCGATTCACTGAACTAGGCCGAACGGATAAAACTCGCCCACTTGATGACGTCGAGTTTATTTTCGACGACCCGGATAGCTCCGGCGATGATGCGCCCGCCGCCGCAAATGTTGTGCAACTCGGCGGTTCGAACATCCGTGGGCGATATGCGATTCACTTTCACCAGATTGGCACACAACCGAATAGCGCGGCAGCACTAGTCAAAGGCTCAGTCGTTTTCAACGGCCCAGGTTGGGGCTTTGTCAATCACTCCTCGCACGTCAACTTTATCGACAATGTCTCCTATGGATTACAGGGTGCGGGCTTTTACACAGAAGCCGGCGATGAAATTGGTCGCATGGAAGGAAACATTGCTATACGCAGCGTGAACAGCTCATTCACTCTCGATGATCAGGGCGCAATTGATCCAGATCTTCGGGCCTCGCACATGGACTATGGCCACGATGGCGACGGCTTTTGGCTTACAGGCACTCGTGTCAGCCTAATCAACAACGTGTCTGCAGGCGCATCTGCGCATGGCATTATTTACTGGACCGATGGCATTATGGAACCCACGTCGGGTTGGACCACACGCGTATCGATTCCTGTCGCCCACCTTCCCAATGGCAATCTTATCCCCAACCGAGAATCAGTGCCCGTCTGGTGGGCACCTATGGCGGAAAGCCGAGGCAACGAATCCTACGGCGCCACAGTCGGCTTCAGAATTCGCTATATCCACGCAAAAAACTATCTCGGCCGTGACGACCAAACCGATTTTCACCGCTCGCCACCGCAAGACTATATCGAAACCCTAACGCCGAACGTTAACGAGTTGACCGTTTGGGGCAGTCGAGATGGCGTATTGCTAAACTACAACGAACGCATGAGTCTACTGGGCGCAAAGATTGTCGGCTTCGGCCGGGATGTGAGTGAGTTCAGTTTTAACGAAGGTACCGCGAAATCGGGGATCGGATTAGATCTCTCTAACGACTCTACCCATGGCCCCGGGCGGGTTGAGAATGTCAGTATCGAGGGCTTTGGGATGGCCTTTGCCTCGCCTGTGAACAGTGCATGGCAAATACGGGATATGCAGCTAACCAGTAACGGCACAGATCTGCTGTTCGTTGAACCCGAGAGTGCGGCAACAACTATCGTCTTTTATAATCTTAGCTATGAGAGTTTTACCATTCACGATCAAGAGGACGCCACCGAGTTCCCGGGCCATGTGTCGGTCATTAACTCGCCTTAA
- a CDS encoding response regulator transcription factor, with protein MSHGPMPSISTGDDCVTIRVLMIIATRLYREGLARQLGLQPGIDVVASLGGISQALTECQRQQPNILLIDLAVPGSREFLFDVKAGFPAIRTVCMSVPDCADSIVACAETGVSGFLTQEGSVEELIEAMHGALRGQFACSPDVTAVLVQRLSSYSVSQAPNDLVATLTERELQVVRLIDRGLTNKAIATRLMISVPTVKNHVHHILDKLNVRSRTEAASLVRKSYKLVQL; from the coding sequence ATGTCTCACGGTCCAATGCCATCGATTTCGACAGGCGACGACTGCGTCACTATTCGCGTGTTGATGATCATCGCCACAAGGCTCTACCGAGAAGGTCTTGCCCGGCAGCTTGGGCTGCAGCCGGGTATCGACGTGGTGGCATCGCTGGGGGGTATTTCACAGGCGCTGACCGAGTGTCAGCGACAGCAACCCAATATCTTGCTCATCGACCTCGCCGTGCCTGGCAGTCGAGAATTTCTGTTCGATGTAAAAGCGGGCTTTCCAGCGATCCGGACCGTGTGCATGTCGGTACCGGATTGTGCCGATAGTATCGTCGCCTGCGCGGAGACGGGAGTGTCCGGGTTTCTCACGCAAGAGGGGTCGGTTGAGGAGCTGATTGAGGCCATGCACGGTGCGCTGCGAGGACAGTTCGCGTGTTCTCCTGATGTCACGGCAGTTCTGGTGCAAAGACTGTCAAGCTACTCCGTAAGCCAGGCCCCCAATGATCTGGTCGCAACACTTACCGAGCGTGAGCTGCAGGTTGTGCGGCTTATCGACCGTGGACTCACCAATAAAGCCATCGCCACTCGCCTTATGATCAGCGTGCCGACCGTCAAAAATCACGTCCACCATATTCTGGATAAGCTCAATGTGCGGTCACGCACAGAAGCGGCCTCGCTCGTCAGAAAGTCGTACAAGCTCGTACAGCTCTAG
- a CDS encoding S8 family serine peptidase codes for MSILSLDPALAELLSEGDQNESISLVGRIVNEQHLPTDARVITRFGNIATFRVPRGAVQSLYASNACDALEAARPIQQPVFTPPAPRSTSMRRASVGALPEEANTRLGDRVRPKDVSLNGEGVVIGVLDWSLDIAHPAFRHPDGRTRVRALWDQGGQTPSGHDNRWGYGRIYMADEINDALFSGRDPYAELDYTPADGDRAGDGSHGTHVCSIAAGSRNSVNGGGVAPDADIVFINLAHTPRVLGPENLGSSTSLLEALDFLFDAAGDAPCVANLSVGAHSGNHKGRSLVELGMDQALWLKPGRAIINSAGNYREKRSHAKGRVGHGESMSLPFFLPAHDTNDSELEIFYALADRFRIEVTGPDGASIEVPVGDDSAILYEGSKVGHAYHRPDLFNEDNHFDLFLYRNAPAGNWSISITAEQVEDGRYDAWIERDPSKPPYFLGDQVERSGTLGTLANGAFTITCGAFDAHVESRPLGSFSSAGPTRGGRLKPEVVAPGVKVLAARSTPRDSQPDERYVRKSGTSMAAPHVAGTVALMFEAAREPMEITDTRALLFSSLTTPPGCNRAPCDREDIHRSGYGFLDCGEAVQKTIAWQQVSDAQTFGGNQMNKENLGSTVYEQQNAPTQATHTEHPAENIADVAERSAVPHAGVDPIHCDCHPAIAESTATSSLLGDPAHAADTEPVEWSDERSGQDPAAVREQLIFQAMQGMLGRGPATMLSVARSLMSGEDTPDTDIESDADSPLPSPLVLTRKVPGSPEPYVGIVLPSGHDESTSNPLELPCEQRGTGEYVEVLEWQPHAEAPQLAVRRLADRYGRMDRGQSVHALDDSLIDRLINALPETDDESMYEEANPCCP; via the coding sequence GTGAGTATTTTGTCGCTTGATCCTGCGTTGGCCGAACTGTTATCGGAGGGGGATCAAAATGAATCGATTAGCCTGGTAGGGCGTATTGTTAATGAACAGCATCTCCCAACCGATGCACGCGTTATCACTCGATTTGGCAACATCGCCACGTTTCGCGTGCCGCGAGGCGCCGTGCAAAGTTTGTATGCCAGCAACGCGTGTGATGCGCTTGAAGCGGCGCGGCCTATTCAGCAACCGGTGTTTACGCCACCGGCGCCCAGGTCTACCTCGATGCGCCGCGCCTCTGTCGGAGCACTCCCCGAAGAAGCGAACACACGCCTTGGTGATCGTGTGCGTCCGAAGGATGTGTCGTTGAACGGAGAAGGCGTTGTAATCGGAGTACTGGACTGGTCGCTCGACATAGCCCACCCAGCGTTTCGTCATCCCGATGGTCGTACGCGCGTTCGGGCATTGTGGGACCAGGGCGGGCAAACGCCTTCAGGGCACGACAACCGATGGGGCTACGGACGCATCTATATGGCCGATGAGATTAACGATGCGCTTTTTTCCGGTAGGGATCCGTATGCCGAACTCGATTACACGCCAGCCGATGGTGATCGAGCCGGCGACGGCAGTCATGGCACCCACGTGTGCTCGATTGCTGCGGGCAGTCGCAACTCGGTGAATGGCGGTGGTGTTGCGCCGGACGCGGACATCGTGTTTATCAATTTGGCACACACTCCACGTGTGCTTGGGCCTGAGAATCTAGGTTCGTCCACTTCTTTGCTTGAAGCACTCGATTTTCTATTTGACGCGGCGGGCGATGCGCCGTGCGTCGCGAACCTGAGTGTCGGCGCGCATTCGGGCAACCATAAAGGACGTTCGTTGGTTGAGCTTGGCATGGATCAGGCACTGTGGCTCAAACCGGGACGCGCAATCATCAACAGTGCAGGAAACTATCGTGAAAAACGCAGTCACGCTAAAGGGCGCGTCGGCCACGGTGAATCGATGTCACTGCCGTTCTTTTTACCCGCACACGATACTAACGATAGCGAACTTGAGATTTTCTACGCCCTTGCAGACCGTTTTCGTATTGAGGTGACAGGCCCCGATGGCGCTTCGATCGAAGTGCCCGTTGGCGACGACTCAGCCATTTTATACGAAGGTAGTAAAGTCGGTCATGCTTATCATCGGCCTGATCTGTTCAATGAAGACAATCACTTTGATCTCTTTTTGTACCGCAATGCTCCGGCCGGTAATTGGTCGATTTCCATTACCGCAGAGCAGGTCGAAGACGGTCGATATGATGCTTGGATTGAGCGTGACCCAAGCAAACCACCCTACTTCCTGGGCGATCAGGTTGAACGGAGCGGTACGCTCGGCACATTGGCCAATGGAGCGTTCACCATTACCTGCGGTGCGTTCGACGCGCACGTGGAGAGTCGCCCACTGGGCTCGTTTTCTTCGGCCGGCCCCACTCGTGGCGGACGGTTGAAACCTGAGGTAGTGGCACCCGGCGTAAAAGTGTTGGCGGCACGATCGACCCCTCGCGACTCACAACCCGATGAACGATACGTACGCAAAAGCGGAACGAGCATGGCGGCACCGCATGTTGCCGGTACGGTAGCGCTGATGTTTGAAGCAGCGCGAGAGCCGATGGAAATAACCGACACGCGAGCACTGCTGTTTTCGAGTTTAACGACGCCACCGGGGTGTAACCGCGCGCCGTGTGATCGTGAAGATATTCATCGATCAGGCTATGGCTTCTTGGACTGCGGCGAGGCGGTTCAAAAAACAATCGCCTGGCAGCAGGTAAGCGATGCCCAGACTTTTGGAGGAAATCAAATGAATAAGGAAAATCTTGGGAGCACAGTCTACGAGCAGCAAAATGCGCCGACACAAGCAACCCACACTGAGCATCCGGCCGAAAACATAGCGGATGTGGCTGAGCGCTCAGCCGTGCCTCATGCGGGTGTCGATCCAATACACTGTGATTGTCATCCAGCGATCGCTGAATCAACAGCAACCTCTTCCCTGCTTGGAGACCCTGCGCACGCCGCCGATACAGAGCCTGTTGAGTGGTCAGACGAGCGCAGTGGACAGGACCCCGCCGCGGTGCGTGAACAACTGATCTTTCAAGCTATGCAAGGAATGCTAGGAAGAGGACCTGCGACCATGTTATCGGTAGCGCGATCACTGATGAGTGGAGAAGACACGCCCGATACTGATATCGAAAGTGATGCCGATAGTCCTTTGCCCTCGCCGCTTGTGCTGACCCGCAAAGTGCCGGGTTCGCCTGAACCCTACGTCGGCATCGTGTTGCCTTCGGGTCATGACGAGTCAACGTCGAACCCTCTCGAATTACCCTGTGAACAGCGCGGCACAGGTGAGTATGTAGAGGTGCTGGAGTGGCAGCCTCATGCCGAAGCCCCACAGCTTGCCGTTCGTCGACTCGCTGACCGATATGGACGCATGGATCGTGGTCAGAGTGTTCATGCGCTCGATGACTCTCTGATCGACCGCCTGATAAACGCCCTGCCTGAGACAGACGATGAGTCGATGTATGAGGAGGCAAACCCATGCTGCCCATAG
- a CDS encoding alpha/beta fold hydrolase, with amino-acid sequence MLPIVVVPGIMGTRLENSSGRTLWDPDDGVSFSNVRGVSDLIDPTNRAYPSRRTGLGLMTQFQLRGVENVSHLVWHLGYKHLIEGLVSPRFRDACGQPSKVYCSGYDWRQSNRRSAANLSRVIRFALSDSGAPRVNIIAHSMGGLVARWLCRYGIIGGRPVRSKVNHLYLLGSPTHGAPKAYRALRQSFVAADLISDIAPEAFDDSVFDFAGPGVARMLRRFDSIFELLPNEAFCRANPYWLQFNYRRAGMTDAADPVRVYRNRVTGISTHSARLRNRDRFDRALGTYMPPNTTIFYSSDVNTRTVMRIDRGGRLRSAGTSAQNKGDGTVPTYSGAAFSASTPVRRRDLIRYTHSELANDPRAVRELLRVIKHDCQTTTASHSSTARAIAMG; translated from the coding sequence ATGCTGCCCATAGTTGTCGTGCCGGGCATTATGGGTACCCGGCTTGAAAACAGTAGCGGTCGAACACTGTGGGACCCGGACGATGGCGTATCGTTTTCCAATGTGCGGGGTGTCAGCGATCTGATTGATCCCACGAACCGTGCCTACCCGAGTCGCCGCACCGGCCTAGGACTTATGACCCAATTTCAGTTACGCGGGGTCGAGAATGTCAGTCATCTAGTCTGGCACCTGGGTTACAAACATCTAATTGAAGGATTGGTCAGTCCCCGTTTTCGAGACGCCTGTGGTCAACCATCGAAAGTTTACTGCTCAGGCTACGACTGGCGACAATCCAATCGACGTTCCGCGGCGAACCTCAGCCGCGTCATCCGGTTCGCGCTGAGTGATAGTGGGGCACCGAGAGTAAATATTATTGCGCACAGCATGGGTGGCCTAGTCGCGAGATGGCTGTGCCGATACGGCATAATCGGTGGGCGACCTGTTCGCAGCAAAGTGAACCATCTTTATTTGTTGGGCAGCCCAACCCATGGTGCGCCCAAAGCCTACCGAGCGCTGCGTCAATCGTTTGTGGCGGCCGATCTGATTAGCGACATTGCGCCGGAAGCGTTCGACGATAGCGTGTTCGATTTTGCCGGACCTGGCGTTGCACGAATGTTGCGACGATTCGACTCGATCTTTGAGCTCTTGCCCAATGAAGCGTTTTGCCGCGCTAATCCATACTGGTTGCAGTTTAATTACCGTCGAGCCGGAATGACCGACGCTGCCGATCCAGTGCGCGTCTATCGAAATCGTGTGACCGGAATATCGACACATTCTGCCAGACTCCGTAACCGTGATCGCTTCGATCGCGCTCTGGGTACCTACATGCCTCCCAACACCACCATCTTCTACTCGAGTGATGTGAATACGCGCACGGTTATGCGCATCGATCGAGGTGGCAGACTTCGCTCCGCTGGCACGTCCGCACAGAACAAAGGGGACGGCACCGTGCCGACCTATTCGGGCGCCGCATTCAGTGCAAGCACGCCGGTTCGACGACGTGATCTCATTCGCTACACCCATAGTGAGCTAGCGAACGATCCTCGCGCGGTGCGCGAGCTCTTGCGCGTGATCAAGCATGACTGCCAGACAACCACCGCATCACACTCTTCCACAGCCCGTGCCATAGCCATGGGCTGA
- a CDS encoding DUF2608 domain-containing protein: MDRSIQRYSSQNPNHRLLIVFDIDDTLLTSAQFFGGDALYRWQSGDVMQTEGGDMVRISDDEKLQCIFAKLDVLFELARFRPTQDDAHEVVRRLQGQHSVFALTSRSPGARSGTERELGRAQIDLASSHLMAPGRALDFRLRGRGVTYANGIVMSTGLDKGVVLHDILARIDKQHAFDAIFMIDDGANNLANVNGFWKDKAIDVRLFHYTRVPKTVSPSELKEATQANQRLNAFINSAFPDRRASFDANQCD; this comes from the coding sequence ATGGACCGGTCGATTCAGCGCTATTCCTCGCAAAATCCGAATCACCGTTTACTTATCGTTTTTGACATTGATGACACGCTACTGACCAGTGCTCAGTTTTTTGGTGGCGATGCCTTGTATCGATGGCAAAGTGGCGATGTGATGCAAACCGAGGGCGGCGACATGGTTCGCATCTCCGACGACGAAAAACTCCAGTGCATTTTCGCCAAGCTTGATGTGCTCTTTGAGTTAGCGCGTTTTCGGCCCACACAGGACGATGCCCATGAGGTTGTACGGCGTCTCCAAGGCCAGCATTCGGTCTTCGCATTAACATCCAGGTCGCCTGGGGCGCGTAGCGGCACCGAACGGGAACTCGGGCGGGCTCAGATTGATCTGGCCTCCTCGCATTTGATGGCACCTGGTCGCGCTTTGGATTTTAGGCTTCGGGGGCGAGGCGTTACGTATGCGAACGGGATTGTGATGTCGACCGGACTCGATAAGGGCGTTGTCCTTCACGACATACTCGCAAGAATCGATAAACAGCACGCCTTCGATGCCATATTCATGATCGATGATGGGGCGAATAACCTGGCGAATGTTAATGGCTTTTGGAAGGATAAAGCCATTGATGTTCGCTTGTTCCACTATACGAGAGTGCCGAAAACCGTTTCCCCATCAGAACTCAAAGAAGCGACGCAGGCGAATCAACGATTAAACGCGTTCATTAACTCGGCGTTTCCGGACAGACGGGCATCGTTTGATGCCAATCAGTGTGATTAG